The region ATATAAATTAATTTGTATAGCCTGTTGTTTGTTCAAGTAAAGGATTTCTACCAATCATATCACTTGTTATAGGTAATAGTAATTTATATTCGTCACCCGAAGATAAAAAACTTACATTATCAAAGACAAAGCTATTTCCAGCTCTTCTTAAATCCCACCATCTTTTACCCTCTCCAATAAATTCTTTATAGCGCTCATTCAAGATCGCATTGGTATTCGCTAATTTAGAGCTGTTAGTATAAGCATGTGTTGCGGAAACATAATTAACGCCATAAGCTCTTTGTCTTATTTGATTGATTTCTCCGGAAGGATCTTCTCCCAATAAGTTTTTCGCTTCTGCTAAAAGCAATACAACGTCTGCATATCGGTACACAGGTACGTCATTTTCGAATATTCGCTCAGTTCCGGCTACTCTTCCTAAAAATTTATTTAATATACAACCAAAATATTTATCTTTGTTATAAGTAGGATAAACTAAGTTGTCTTTATATAACCTAATAAAAGTAGCATCTTTACGGCTGTCATTATTATCGTCTAGCAACAATATAGTTTTCTCAGATTGACCATATCTATTTGCTCCGGCTATTACGAAACTTGTCATTGCAATACCTTTGTCGTCAAATCTTGGATTGATTTCTGTACCTCTACCGGTAAAACTATTATATATATTAGAAGCTTCGTTTTGTTTGTATTGCAACGCAAAAATAAATTCCTTGTTGTTTTCATTCGCTACACCCCACAAACCAGAACTAGGTGCTAAGCTTACGTCTAATGATGCAATCTGTTGCAAAGCGGCTTTTGCTTCATTAAAATCAGCGGCACCTCCACCAAGCAAGTTACCAGACCAAATGTATACATCCCCTTTAAGAGCTAATGTCGCTGCTTTGGACCAGTATACTCTGGTGTTTTTATAAAAGCTATTATTAGAGCCAAAAGCGTCTAAAGAGGCTTTTATATCAGCTTTTATTTGAGTCATTACCTCATTTTGAGAGGACCTGGCCTTACCCAAAGAAGATGGGTCTATATTTGTTACAGGCTCTAAAGAAATAGGCACATCCCCCCATGTTTTTAAAAGCGTATAATAGTATAAAGCTCTTAGACCATAAGCCTGACCCATAAGATGATTTTTATCTGCTTGATTTGTAAAGCTAATGTTAGGCACATTTTTCAAAAAATCATTTACTTTATGAATGTTGCCATAAAGTCCAGCCCAACCTCCAAAAGGCGCTGTAGTTGCCGTTATATTTGATTCTATAAGGTTGACATCGGCCGCGGTTTCGAATGTTGTACCACCCCAAATATCACTTCTCATCTCTCCCAGTAAGAATAAATTATTATAAGACCCTCTAAGAGTAGCATACAATCCTGTATGTGCAGCTCTTGCGCCGTTTTCGGTATCCCAGAAACCAGCCGCTGTTAATTCACTAGGGCTCGTTAATTCAAGCTCACTTTCGCATGAACTAAAAAAAACAGCAACCAGTAATATTGATATATATTTTTTCATTTTTATAATAATTAAAAAGTTACATTAAGTCCAATTGTAATTGTTCTAGGCATAGGAAATGCACCTTCTTGCGCTCCTCCAACTTCTGGGGTATCGCCGCTATAACTCTTGAAGTAATGCAAGTTACTTCCTGTTGCATAAAGATTAAAATTCTGTATAACACCTTTAAAATATTTTTTAACAGGCAAATTATAGTTCAGGGTAACTTCTCTTAGGGCTAAATAATCCCCTTTTTCCCAAAACTGGCTATTTCTTGAAACAGTACCATCCCCCCTAAGGACATTTCTTTGTGCGTCAACAAAGACCATACGAGGCCAATCGGTATTAGTGTTCTGAGGAGTCCAAGAATCCAATATCTCTATTGGTTGATTCAAATTTCCCTGTGTTTGTGCATAGCCTTTACCTCTAATATGATTGTAAACTAAATGACCGGTGGCAAAGTCAGTTTTAACAAATAAACTAAGGTTTTTATAGCTTACGTTTGAGGTAAAACCACCTACTAATTTAGGTGTACTGCGTCCAATAACTTTTCTGTCCAAACTATTAATAATATTATCCCCATTCAAATCTTTCCAGGCAACATCTCCTGGATAACGTTTGAAATGATTCGGTAATAATACATCTTGGCGTGTCGCATGCGCATCTACAGCTGCCTGATCCGCATAAATATAATCTTGCACATAAACTACAATTTCATCCAATCCAACACGTTTTCCTTCTTCTAATCCCCCTACCCACTTTGTTAAACCTGTAGCAGGATCATAAACTTCTGTACCATCTTGCCCGTTAAAAGCTCTATTACTTTTAGGAAGGCTTATCACATAATTCTTATTGGCGGTATAAGTTGCCCCAACATTCCATGTTACATTATCATTTCTAATAATATCTGCATTTAGTTCCAGCTCGAATCCTTTGTTTCTAATAACTCCATTATTAGTTCTTATAGAAGAGAATCCTGTCCAAAAAGGCAAGGTAAGAGGGGATATTTTACCCTTAACATCTCTTGAGTACAGATCCGTAATAAAGTTAAGTCTGTTATTAAAAAAAGACACATCTAAACCTGCATTGAGAGTAGTTGAACGTTCCCATTCAAGGTCTAAAGTAGGTAAGCCTGTATTGGCATAACCTGTTTGACCATTATAGACACCTTGAGAGCCATAAGATCCAAATACTGTATAATTCCCTGTATAATCTCTTTGTCCTGGACTAGTTATCGAACTAACGTCACCATTAACCCCATAACTTAACCTTGGTTTTAATTTTGACACATATTTGCTAACACCTTCTAAAAACTTCTCATTGTGCGCATTCCAACCAACAGATACACCCGGGAAAACGTCAAATTTTTGATTTCCCAATCTTGATGCCCCATCGCGTCTAAAGGTGGCACTTAATAAATATTTATTGTCATAATCATATATTAATCTTCCGAATGTTGACACGATAACTTGTTCTGATTCAAAACTGAATGGCTTACCATCAACTTCTGCACCTGCATTGAGTGTTTCGATTAAATCTGTTGGAGAATTTTTAGTACCTGCACCACTAAAAAAGACATTGTCTTTGAAATATTCAGCACCTAACAAGGCATTGAAATTATGACTGCCAAACTTTTTAGTGTAATTTAAAGTTCCAGTTAACTGATTCCTAAGTGTTCTATCTAAACTTACAGAAGCAAAACGTGTTGTTATGGGTGCATTCGAGCTAGCACCTTCTATATAAGCTTTATTGAAATTTTCTTTATGATTGTTAATTGTAAAATGACTAGCTTTTAGAGATAAGGTTAAATCATCAATAATATCCCAATCTAAGCCGGCGGATGCAGACAGTCGTTGTTCTAAATTTTTTCTGATAAACTTGTCCTGATAATACAATGGATTACCGAAACTAAAATTTGTACCCGGACTCAAAACACTAGATAAAGTTCCGTCAGGATTATTGTCATAGGTTCTAGAAGTTGGTGCTTGCCCCGCAAACCTTTGAAATACATCACTATCAGGGCCTAATGGGCTTAAACTTAGGTTAGAATGCGAATATAATATGTTAGAATTAACTTTAACCTTATCAGTAATCTTGTATGAACCGCTAAATTTCCCAGAGTATCTTTTAAAACCGGACCCTAAAACCAAACCATCGTTATCTAAAACGCCTAGGCCTAAGTAGTATGTTCCTTTGTCGTTACCGCCATCAAATGATAAATAATGATCTTTAGTTACACTGTTTTGATAGATCAAATCGCTTACATCATTATCTAAAAATAAAATTTGTTTACTGGCATTCAAAGGATCTGTTATGGTTTTCCATCCGGGTTGGCTCAATAAATACTCGTTAGTAGGTGTTAAAAACTGAACGGTATAAGGAGAATTTGTTGTGTTTCCTCCTGTACCAAAAGCGGTTGCTCCATCTAAAAAATTAGCGAAATCATTTGGCTTATTAGCAGCTTGTCTTTGATAGGCTACCGATTGCCTATTGTATTTTATAAAATCGGCAGCACTTAAAAACTGCTGATCGTTTCTTTCTTTGTTTACGCTGAATTTATATTTGTAGTTAATAGAAGATCTGCCTGCTTTACCCGTTTTGGTGGTGACTAAAATAACCCCATTAGCTGATCTGGCTCCATAAATAGCTGTAGATGCCGCATCTTTCAACACCTCAATGGATGCAACATCATCAGGATTCAAAGCATAGAAATCACTAGGAATACCATCTACTAAAATAAGAGGAGAGCCTGATCCGTTGAAATTAGTGCCTCCGCGTAAAACAATTGAAGGAGTTGAGCCAGGTTGTCCAGTATTATTGGTTACCCTTAAACCTGCTATAGTACCTTGTAATGCTGTAGCTACATTCGATCTACTCGAGGTTTCCAAAATTCTGGTATCTAATTTAGAGATAGAAGTTGTTAATGTGGCTCTATTTTGTTTGCCATATCCTGTAATTACCACTTCATCTAGACTTTGTCCGGTTTCCTTTAAAATTACGGTTATAGGTGATTTGCCAATTGTTACTTCTTGTTGCTCCATACCTATGAAAGAGATGATCAGTTTAGTAACATTGTCTGGGACTTCTATCGTGAAATTACCATTAAAATCAGTTTGTGCCGAGGCATTGCTACCTTTGGCAATAATATTGGCACCAGGAATTGGATTTCCATCCGCATCCAGTACTTTTCCTGTAACTTTCTTTTGAAATAAACTGAATGTTGTTGCCTCAAAGCCTTTTTTAGCAGTAGTGTTACTTTCTAGCGGAACTACTTTTTCTGAAGAAGCTGCCGTTGAAAGCTGGACCGATAGCGCTGTTAGTAAAACAGTAGCTAGTCTAGTTGTCCCCCAGGCTGGTGATTCCTGCCATAAATTACGGGGCTTGTTTTTGGAAAAAATTTTCATAATTTTTTGATGGTTTGTTAATAATAAATTTGTTGTCGCAGTTTCTTTTGTTTTTTTCGCTATTTGAAAAGGGTTTTAATACAAGATTGTTTAGATGAACCTTTTCTTTGCTATTGTTATGGTGGTATTTTTAATCTTTTTTGAATTAAGAAATGATGAATTTTACTGTATAAATTTTTACTAAAACGTTTTTTATTTAAAATCTATAAACAAATATATAAAAATATTTAATTAAAATAATAAGTTATTAAAAAAATTTATTAATTGAAATATAACTTTGTTTTAACTTTAAATTTAGTTTTGGAGATTTTAAACTATAAACTCCCAGTATTACTGGGGAAATATTTTATTTTATTTTTTTAAAGCTTTAGTTTTCATTTTTTTGGGAACTAATAACAATTGTAAGTGAGTAACTACAATATAATGTAAAAAAAAAGAGAGGGAGTGTTTTTTGATTAGTGGATTAAATTACCGGATAGTTATTGTTTGGCTTTTTTTTTATTGTATAAATTATTAGTAATTTATTTTAATAGTTAATATTCTGTTTTTTTTGATTAATCTGTTTTTAAATTATTCTAAAGTTTTATTAGCGGCATGGATAAGTATTTCCAAAAGATAACAATGTTATCAGTATGATTTATCAGTAATAAATTTAAGATTTTAATTGCATTGTAAAAAAGATTTTTTATTAAAATTAGATTTTTTAAATTTTCATCAGCTTAATTTTTTATTTTTGGTGAGATAATGAATAGCTTTTTATTTTGGATAATCTTTCCATTCCTACTTTATCTATTGGCAATATACTAGGAGAAAATCCTTTGGGTATTAGTTTGTTTCGCCATAGTGTAAAGGGACGAAATGAATTTGAGCAACCCCATAAGCATGATTTTTATCTCGTTTTTTTTGTTGATAGTGGTTCAGGTTTACATGATATAGACTTCATACAATACAATGTAAATGATAATCAGGTTTATTTTATAAGGCCGGGACAGGTGCATAATTGGTCGCTAAAAGAGGGGACTTCAGGCTTTCAATTGATGCTTTCTGAAGAAGTGATACATGTATTTTCTAATTTATCTCCTTTTCCTTTTTTTCAACTGGCTTCGCCTTCTTGTCTTGCTTTGAGCGCTATAGAATTTGATGAATATAGAAAACAATTGCAAGAAATAGAAGGACTGCTTCCGTATAAAGATGTATTGACTAAAGAAATAGTGGTACTTCGTTTGCATTTGTTACTCAAATTATTACAAAAGGATTATGGAGCTCATTTTCCAGATAATGAGGTTACTGTCCGACCTGAAAAAATTGTCCAAAAATTTATTGATTTCATTGAGATTCATTTTCAGGAAGAATCTTCGGTGCGGTTTTATGCCCAACAGTTGAATATTACTCCAAATTATCTAAACATCCTTTCGCAAAAATATTTAAAAACACCGGCAGGGGATTTTATAAAAGACAGAATTATGCTGGAGGCTAAGCGTTTACTTATTAGTACTAGCTTATCTATGAAAGAAATAGCCTATCAGTTGGGTTTTAATGATAATGGTTATTTTAGTAAGGTATTTAGAAAGCATACGGGAAAGGCTCCAGGTGATTTCAGGGAAAGTTATAATTTTTACCATTCTTCTCATTAATAATACTGCTGGAAATTGAATTTCTAATCGATTTTTGTCAATCTTATTAAATGTCTAGCTGCGGTTAGTATATTTAAAAGATTAGTCAAAAGGTTTTTGGCTGAAAATCTTTTTTCAATATTAAAAATTTCGTTTTATGATCCACCTAAAAAACAGGAGTAATTTACTAACAGGTTTTGTTTTGATTGTTATATCGTTAGTGAGTTGTTCATCTAAACAAGCAGATATTATGGATAAAAATAAAGCTCTTTTTGAAGCTGTTGATAGTGGGAATGTCACACTTGTGACTACTATTTTAAAAGATAAGCCATTTTTAGAACAGAAACATGAAAAGGGGAGAACCGCTTTGATGCATGCGGTTTACAAACGTAATAACAAGATAGCCGCTTTGTTAATCAATGCCGGTGCTAATGTTAATACACAGGATGATATTAAAAATAGTCCTTTTTTATATGCGGGCGCCGAAGGTAATTTGGAACTGGTGAAAATGGCATTAAGTCATGGTGCAAATTTTAATATATTCAACCGTTATGGAGGTACGGCACTTATACCTGCAGCCGAGAAAGGGCATCTGGAAGTGGTGAAATTACTGGTAAATACTGCGGGTTTTCCTAAAGATCATATCAATAATTTAGGTTGGACTGCATTATTAGAAGCTGTTTTATTGAGTGATGGAGGTACAGTTCATGTAAATATTGTCGCTGCATTGATTGATGGCGGTTGTAATATAAACATAGCAGATAAAAATGGTATGACTCCATTAGATCATGCTAAAAAACTTCAGTATGTTGAAATGGTAAAATTATTAGAAAAAAAAGGATAAAATTATATAGGTATAATGATGGAACAAAAAAAAATTAGTCGAAAACAATTTTTAGGAATGAGTGCTGCCGCAACAGGAGCGGCTTTGTTTTCTGGCGTGGGGAATGCGGCAATGGCACAGGTGTTGCCTGAGGATGAAAAAACTGCTGGATCGAAAGAATATATTTTGACCAATGTAAGGCTGGAAGACGGTTTTGAATACAATGAAAAAAAGGAAGTTCAAGCTACCAAAACAGGCTTATACAACTTGCATATCGCCGATGGAAAAATTAAAAGCATAGCAAAAGAGGGTTTGAATTTAAAATTAAAAACAATTGATGCCAAAGGACTTTTAATGCTTCCTGCCTTGCGTGATATGCACATTCATATCGATAAAACCTATTATGGAGGCAAGTGGAATGCTGCACCTAGAAAAGGGTATACCGTAAAGGATATGATTACTCTTGAGCAAAAGTTGATCCCGCAATTGTTGCCAGATTCTCAAAGAAAAGCCGAAGAAGCAATTAAATTGATGCAAAGTCAAGGAAGTTATTTTGCCCGTTGCCAATGTAATATTGATCCCGTGAGCGGATTAAAAAGCTTGGAGCATTTGTTGGCGGCTTTAGAGAAAAACAAAGATAGTTTTGCTTGGGAAATAGTTGCTTTTCCACAACACGGCATACTCTATTCTCAATCTGAATCTTTGCTGAGAGAGGCGGCTGAAATGGGCGTGGATTTCATTGGTGGTTTGGATCCAACAAGCGTTGATGGTCATCTGGAAAAATCACTTGATGCAATGTGTCAAATCGCGATAGATAACAATAAAGGGATAGATATACATTTGCATGAATCACCGCCATCGGGTAAGGCGGCAATCGAATATATTATTAAAAAGACCGAAGAAAATAAACAACTACAAGGTAAAACTTACATCAGTCATGGCTTTGCACTTGCAAGAATGGAGCAGAAGGAATTAGAAAAAGTAGCGGAACAAATGGGAGCACTTGGTATTGGAGTGGTTTCTACAATTCCAATAGGTAGAACAATTATGCCTATACCTACCTTGAAAAAATACGGTGTAAAACTAATGACCGGTACTGACAGTATTGTTGATCATTGGATGCCTTTTGGTACTTGCGATATGTTAGAAAAAGCAAAATTGTGTGCACAACTTTATGGTTGGACCGATGAATACAGTCTAAGCCGAGCGCTGCATATTGCCACGACAGACGAAATAGTACCTCTTAATGATTCAGGGGATCGTGTATGGCCAGCGGTAGGTAATGAAGCTAATTTTATTCTGGTAAAATCAAGTTGTTCTGCTGAGGCCGTGGCGCGTCTGCCTAAAAGAGAAGGGGTCTTTTTTAAAGGAAAATTAATTGCAGGGGAAATGAAAGGCTAATTCCGGTTAGTCTTCTGTAATAAAGTTTTTAAAAATAGAATACTTATTAAATTTGAATTTAGAGTCAGGAAAGTATGCTTCTGGCTCTTTTTTTATGCCAAATTTTAAATTAACCTTGGTTTAAATGTTTAAAAGGAGTTGTTTTAGATGTTTAAATGCGTAGTGAGATTTGCTATTCATTTAAATAAGGTTGTTTTTTTTTTTTTAGATATCGCAAAATAAACTGGTAGGTACTGGTGTATAAATCAAGAAGACTGTTCTATTTTTGAGAATTGCTATTGCAAGTAAAAATACAGTCAGGTGTTTCTTTTAAAAAAGTTCTCTTAAGTGGGTTTCAATGCAGGATGAGGTATATTGTATTGTTTTTCTTCTGATAGAGAAGTTTGTAAAGACTCGGTATTTTTAGAAGGAATTGAAATTTTAAATGAATCAAATGAAAAATAATTTTAGCACTATTGCATTTTAACATGTACTTATGGTGCGAGAAGGAACTATACAAATCAAAAATCACGTTAAATTAGTTACAATGAAACAAACAAGTCATTTATTACAAGTATTTTTCCTATGGTTTATAGGAATAAATGTAGTTCAAGCCCAAACGCTTGATCCAGTTATAGAAAATCCGGATGTTATAGGGATTAATAAATTAGATGCAAGATCAAGTTTTTTTCCATACAATTCAGTTGCCTTGGCAAAGGAAGATAATGTTGCGAAAGCAGAAAACTACTTGTTGCTAAATGGTATCTGGCAGTTCAATTATGTCGATTCACCTGAAAAAAGGCCAACTGATTTTTACAAGGAGGATTATGATGTGTCGAAATGGAGCACGATCAAAGTACCTGCCAACTGGGAAGTAGAAGGTTTTGGTATTCCTATTTATGTGAATGCCTCTTACCCTTTTCAAAAAGGAGAATTGAGCCCGCCTGATATTCCTGATGGGAACAATCCTGTGGGTTCTTACAAAAGAACATTCGACCTTCCAAAAAATTGGAATGGTAAAGATGTGTTTGTTCATTTCGGAGCTGTAAAATCAGCTTTTTATGTTTGGGTCAATGGTCAAAAAGTGGGCTACAGTCAAGATTCTAAGCTTCCGGCAGAATTTAATCTAACGAATTTTGTTAAGCCAGGAAAGAACACTATTGCTTTAGAAGTATACCGTTGGAGTGATGGTAGTTATTTAGAATGTCAGGATTTCTGGAGAATTTCAGGAATAGAACGCGATGTGTATTTATATGCTAGGCCTAAAGTGCAATTAGCGGATTATTTTGCAAAAGCAGGATTGGAAAACAATTATACTGATGGTGTTTTTGATTTAGCGGTAGATCTTAAAAATATAGATGCTAAAAAACAAAAGGGAAGTATTTCAGTTGAACTTACTAGAGACAATCAGTCGGTTTATAGTACTACTTCAGCATTTGAATTAAATCCGAATGCTATAGGAAAATTCAGCATCAACAAAAATATCCCGCAGGTAAAAACCTGGTCTGCCGAAATACCAAATTTATATCAATTGACTATTGTTATCAAGGATTTAAAAGGCAACGTTTTAGAGGCTGTTTCTAAGAAAATAGGATTTAGAACTTCTGAGGTAAAGAATGGTCAATTCTTAGTAAACGGTAGACCAATCTTATTCAAAGGTGTAAACAGACACGAGCATGATCCAAACACGGGTCACGTGATTTCTCGCGAAGACATGCTAAAGGATGTTAAAATTTTTAAGGAATTTAATATCAATGCAGTGCGTACAGCGCATTACCCTAATGATCCTTATTTCTACGAATTATGTGATGAATATGGAATTTATGTTATAGATGAAGCCAATATAGAATCGCATGGTATGGGATATGCTTTAGATAAAACCCTAGCAAATAATCCAGCTTGGTTAAAAGCGCATTTATCTCGTGTAGAACGCATGATTCAAAGAGATAAAAACCATCCTTCTATTTTGATTTGGTCTTTAGGGAACGAAGCAGGAAATGGTTATAATTTTTATGAGTCATACTTGTTAGCTAAAAAGCTAGATGAGACGAGACCAACACAATATGAGCGTGCCGTACACGAATGGAACACAGATTTATTTGTACCAATGTATGATACACCAGAACAAGTTGAAGCTTATGCAAAAGATCCAAAAAGAACGAAACCTTTAGTACAATGTGAATATGCACATGCTATGGGAAATAGTATGGGAGGTTTTAAAGAATACTGGGATTTATATGAAAAATATGATAAACTGCAAGGTGGTTTTATCTGGGATTTTGTTGACCAAGGAATTAAGACCGTAAAAAATGGTAGAGAGATATATGCTTATGGTGGTGATTTTGGTCCAAAAGGGACACCAAGTGATAATAACTTCTTAAATAATGGATTAGTACAACCTGACCGAAAACCAAATCCACATATTTATGAAGTAGCGCACATTCAACAAGAGGTCAAATTTTATGAAAATGATCTTGCCAAAGGTGTTATCGATGTTAAAAACTGGTTTTTCTTTAGGGATCTATCAAACTACAAATTAAATTGGGAAGTAATTGCCAATGGGGAAGTAGTAGAATCAGGAACAATAGACAACATCGGACTTAATCCGCAAGCGAAAAAAGCCGTTAAAATTCCTTTTACTACGACATTTAATAAGAATGTGGAATATTTTTTAAATGTTTCTGCAGTATTAAAAACAGATGAGCCTTTATTAAAAGCGGGTTACCGAGTGGCTTACGAGCAATTTAAATTACAAGCAGCAAATGTTCAAGTTCCGTCTAAAGCTACTGAAGCTGTTGCTTATACAACAAAGGGAGATCTTATTAGTGTAACTGGAAAAGAATTTGAAGTGGCATTTAATCAAAAAACGGGAACCTTAACAACGTTTAATTTTAAAAATAAAAACCTTGTAGAAAGTGGTCCAGAAGTTAACTTTTGGCGTGCACCGGTAGATAATGATTATGGAGCCGGTACTCAAAAAAGGTACAAAGCATGGAAAGACGCTGGAAAATCAGCAAAAGTAACTACAGCTGTAAAACAGCTTTCAAAAAGTGAAGTGCAAATTAGTTTTACAAAGGATTTGTTTGGTGGAGACGCTAAATTAATTGAGACTTTTGTAGTAGATGGAAACGGGGCTGTAAAAGTGACTAACGACTTAAAAGCAATCAAAGGAAAATATCCTGATTTTTATAAATTTGGAAATAAATTAGTTTTACCAGAAGCCTACAAAAACATCACTTTTTATGGAAAAGGCCCTTTCGAGGCTTATGCTGACAGACAACATGCTGCCAAAGTAGGTTTGTACAAACAAACTATAGCCGAACAGTATTTTCCGTACATCCGTCCGCAAGAGACTGGAAATAAATTAGAAGTGCGTTGGGTATCGCTTACTAAAGAAGACGGTTCAGGA is a window of Flavobacterium acetivorans DNA encoding:
- a CDS encoding RagB/SusD family nutrient uptake outer membrane protein; this translates as MKKYISILLVAVFFSSCESELELTSPSELTAAGFWDTENGARAAHTGLYATLRGSYNNLFLLGEMRSDIWGGTTFETAADVNLIESNITATTAPFGGWAGLYGNIHKVNDFLKNVPNISFTNQADKNHLMGQAYGLRALYYYTLLKTWGDVPISLEPVTNIDPSSLGKARSSQNEVMTQIKADIKASLDAFGSNNSFYKNTRVYWSKAATLALKGDVYIWSGNLLGGGAADFNEAKAALQQIASLDVSLAPSSGLWGVANENNKEFIFALQYKQNEASNIYNSFTGRGTEINPRFDDKGIAMTSFVIAGANRYGQSEKTILLLDDNNDSRKDATFIRLYKDNLVYPTYNKDKYFGCILNKFLGRVAGTERIFENDVPVYRYADVVLLLAEAKNLLGEDPSGEINQIRQRAYGVNYVSATHAYTNSSKLANTNAILNERYKEFIGEGKRWWDLRRAGNSFVFDNVSFLSSGDEYKLLLPITSDMIGRNPLLEQTTGYTN
- a CDS encoding SusC/RagA family TonB-linked outer membrane protein, with translation MKIFSKNKPRNLWQESPAWGTTRLATVLLTALSVQLSTAASSEKVVPLESNTTAKKGFEATTFSLFQKKVTGKVLDADGNPIPGANIIAKGSNASAQTDFNGNFTIEVPDNVTKLIISFIGMEQQEVTIGKSPITVILKETGQSLDEVVITGYGKQNRATLTTSISKLDTRILETSSRSNVATALQGTIAGLRVTNNTGQPGSTPSIVLRGGTNFNGSGSPLILVDGIPSDFYALNPDDVASIEVLKDAASTAIYGARSANGVILVTTKTGKAGRSSINYKYKFSVNKERNDQQFLSAADFIKYNRQSVAYQRQAANKPNDFANFLDGATAFGTGGNTTNSPYTVQFLTPTNEYLLSQPGWKTITDPLNASKQILFLDNDVSDLIYQNSVTKDHYLSFDGGNDKGTYYLGLGVLDNDGLVLGSGFKRYSGKFSGSYKITDKVKVNSNILYSHSNLSLSPLGPDSDVFQRFAGQAPTSRTYDNNPDGTLSSVLSPGTNFSFGNPLYYQDKFIRKNLEQRLSASAGLDWDIIDDLTLSLKASHFTINNHKENFNKAYIEGASSNAPITTRFASVSLDRTLRNQLTGTLNYTKKFGSHNFNALLGAEYFKDNVFFSGAGTKNSPTDLIETLNAGAEVDGKPFSFESEQVIVSTFGRLIYDYDNKYLLSATFRRDGASRLGNQKFDVFPGVSVGWNAHNEKFLEGVSKYVSKLKPRLSYGVNGDVSSITSPGQRDYTGNYTVFGSYGSQGVYNGQTGYANTGLPTLDLEWERSTTLNAGLDVSFFNNRLNFITDLYSRDVKGKISPLTLPFWTGFSSIRTNNGVIRNKGFELELNADIIRNDNVTWNVGATYTANKNYVISLPKSNRAFNGQDGTEVYDPATGLTKWVGGLEEGKRVGLDEIVVYVQDYIYADQAAVDAHATRQDVLLPNHFKRYPGDVAWKDLNGDNIINSLDRKVIGRSTPKLVGGFTSNVSYKNLSLFVKTDFATGHLVYNHIRGKGYAQTQGNLNQPIEILDSWTPQNTNTDWPRMVFVDAQRNVLRGDGTVSRNSQFWEKGDYLALREVTLNYNLPVKKYFKGVIQNFNLYATGSNLHYFKSYSGDTPEVGGAQEGAFPMPRTITIGLNVTF
- a CDS encoding AraC family transcriptional regulator; the encoded protein is MDNLSIPTLSIGNILGENPLGISLFRHSVKGRNEFEQPHKHDFYLVFFVDSGSGLHDIDFIQYNVNDNQVYFIRPGQVHNWSLKEGTSGFQLMLSEEVIHVFSNLSPFPFFQLASPSCLALSAIEFDEYRKQLQEIEGLLPYKDVLTKEIVVLRLHLLLKLLQKDYGAHFPDNEVTVRPEKIVQKFIDFIEIHFQEESSVRFYAQQLNITPNYLNILSQKYLKTPAGDFIKDRIMLEAKRLLISTSLSMKEIAYQLGFNDNGYFSKVFRKHTGKAPGDFRESYNFYHSSH
- a CDS encoding ankyrin repeat domain-containing protein: MDKNKALFEAVDSGNVTLVTTILKDKPFLEQKHEKGRTALMHAVYKRNNKIAALLINAGANVNTQDDIKNSPFLYAGAEGNLELVKMALSHGANFNIFNRYGGTALIPAAEKGHLEVVKLLVNTAGFPKDHINNLGWTALLEAVLLSDGGTVHVNIVAALIDGGCNINIADKNGMTPLDHAKKLQYVEMVKLLEKKG
- a CDS encoding amidohydrolase → MEQKKISRKQFLGMSAAATGAALFSGVGNAAMAQVLPEDEKTAGSKEYILTNVRLEDGFEYNEKKEVQATKTGLYNLHIADGKIKSIAKEGLNLKLKTIDAKGLLMLPALRDMHIHIDKTYYGGKWNAAPRKGYTVKDMITLEQKLIPQLLPDSQRKAEEAIKLMQSQGSYFARCQCNIDPVSGLKSLEHLLAALEKNKDSFAWEIVAFPQHGILYSQSESLLREAAEMGVDFIGGLDPTSVDGHLEKSLDAMCQIAIDNNKGIDIHLHESPPSGKAAIEYIIKKTEENKQLQGKTYISHGFALARMEQKELEKVAEQMGALGIGVVSTIPIGRTIMPIPTLKKYGVKLMTGTDSIVDHWMPFGTCDMLEKAKLCAQLYGWTDEYSLSRALHIATTDEIVPLNDSGDRVWPAVGNEANFILVKSSCSAEAVARLPKREGVFFKGKLIAGEMKG